From the genome of Acidaminococcus sp.:
GAGACAAGAACGTCATCATCCTCGGCGAAGATATGGGCGTTATGGGTAACGTTTTCGGTATTACCCGTGGTTTCCGTGATGAATTCGGTGCTGATAGAGTTATTGATACTCCTATTTCCGAATCTGGTTTTATCGGCATGTCCGTCGGCGCTGCTATGAGAGGTATGCGTCCGGTTGCTGAATTGATGTACAACGACTTCATGACCGTCTGCGCAGACCCGATCCTGAACCAGGCTGCTAAGATGCGTTACATGACCGGTGGTCAGCTGACCATTCCTATGGTTATCAGAATGCCTATGGGCTCCGGCAGAAGAAACGCCGGCCAGCATTCTCAGTCCCTGGAAAATATCTTCTGCCATATGCCTGGCCTGAAGGTTATTGCTCCGTGCTCCGCTAAGGATGCAAAGGGCCTGCTGAAGTCTGCTATCCGTGACAATGACCCGGTTATCTTCATGGAACATAAACTGCTTTATGCTCATAAAGAAGAGATTCCTGACGGCGAATATACGATTCCTATCGGTGAAGCCGAAGTGAAACGCGAAGGTACCGACCTGACCATTATTACCTGGTCCAGAGAAGTTAACTTCGCCCTGGAAGCTGCTGAAACCCTGGCTAAGGAAGGCATCAATGTAGAAGTTCTGGATCTGCGTACTCTGGTTCCTCTGGATTGGGATGCTATTGTGAAGTCCGTAAGCAAGACCCACAATGCAATCGTTGTATCCGAAGAATGCAAGAGAGGCAGCTATGCCGGTGAAATTTCCGCACAGATTGCAGAAGACCTGTTCGATGAACTGGATGCTCCTGTTAAACGTGTCTGCGGCCTGAATATTACCTCTCCGTTCAGCCCACCTCTGGAAGACGTGAACTTCCCTCATCCTGAAGATATCGTCAAAGCAGTCAAGGCTGTTCTGAATAAGTAATCTAGGAGGAGGAGAAAACATGGCTTACGAGGTAAGAATGCCCCAACTGGGTTTAACCATGGAAGAAGGTACTGTAACCACCTGGTTAAAGCATGAAGGGGACAAAGTTGAAGTTGGTGAACCTATCGTTGAGATCACCACGGATAAATTGACGAATGAAGTTAACAGTGAAGCTGCCGGCGTTCTCCTGAAGATTGTTGCTCAGGAAGGCGAAGATGTCCCTGTAAAGGGCCTGCTGGCTTATATTGGTGAACCGGGCGAAAAAGTTGGCGATGGCGCTGCTGCCGCAGCTCCTGCCGCTGAAGCTGCTCCTGCAGCTGCTGCTCCGGCCGCTGCTGAACCGGCTGCTCCGGCACCGGCTCCGAAGACGGTCAACGGTAAGAGAATCCGCATTTCTCCGCTGGCTAGAAAGACCGCTGCCAAGATGGGTGTAGACTACACCAATATCAAAGGTTCCGGTCCGCAGGGCCGTATCATCCAAAAGGATATCCTGGCTGCTGCCAAGAACCCGGCTCCTGCTGCCAAGAAGGAAGCGGCTGCCGCTCCTGCACCTGCTCCGGTAGTAGAACATACTGGTGCAGTGGAACTGATGGACGGCGATGTCGTCGAAAAGCTGACCGGCATGAGAAAAGTCGTTGGCAAGAGAATGCTGCAGTCTGTAACGGAATGCCCGACTGTTACTCAGAACGTCAAAGTCGATGTTACGGAACTGTTCAAGCTGCGTAAAGAAATCAATGAAAAAATGGGCGTGAAGTACTCCGTCAACGATTTCGTTCTGAAGGCAGTTGCCAAGGCTCTGAAGAACAACCGCTACATGCTGGTAGCTATTGATGGCCAGAACGTCATCAAGAGAGCTCATATCAACCTTGGTATGGCTGTAGCTCTGGATGATGGCCTGCTGACGCCGGTAATTCGTGACGCTGATAAGATGAGCCTGAGCGAAATCCATGATTGCGCTAAGGACCTCGCAACCCGCGCTAGAAACGGCAAGCTGGCTGTAGAAGAATATAAAGGCTCCACCTTTACGGTTTCCAACCTGGGTATGTTCGGTGTAGAAACGTTCAACCCGATTATTAATCAGCCTGACTCCAGTATCCTTGGTGTTTGCGCCGCTCAAGATGAATTGTACATGGACGACGACGGCAAGATTTCCAAGCACAAGGTAATGAGAATTTCCCATACCTTTGATCACAGATTGATTGATGGATCTGTGGCTGCTAAGTTTGAATGTGCTGTAAGAGACCTGCTGCAGAACCCGATGGAGATCCTGCTCTAAGCTGAGATCCAAAGACCTTCTTAGTTGGTGATCTTCTAAGAAGGTCTTTTTTAAAGAGTTGCCTGCAAGATAAATTTGTATTGGAGGAATTGTAGATGGCTTCTGAAATTATTATGCCTCAACTTGGTCTGACCATGGAGGAAGGCGAAGTTACGAAATGGCTGAAAAAAGAAGGGGACGCTGTCAAGGCCGGCGAACCGATTGTTGAAATCACGACCGATAAGCTGACGAACGAAGTCAACGCTGAAGTTGATGGTACCCTGATTAAGATTGTTGCCCAGGAAGGGGAAGATGTTCCTGTAAAGGGTCTGCTGGGCTACATTGGTAAACCGGGTGAAACTGTCGGCGGTGCTGCTGCCGCCGCTCCTGCTGCTGCACCGGCTGCTGCACCGGCTGCTGCCGCTGCTGCTCCGACTCAGCCCAAGAAGGATACGTCCATCGTGGTTATCGGCGCCGGCCCTGGCGGCTATGTAGCTGCTATTCGTGCTTCTCAGCTCGGTGCCAAGGTTACTGTTATTGATGAAAAGTATCTTGGCGGTACCTGCCTCAATATCGGCTGCATTCCGACCAAATGCCTGCTGCATTCTGCAGAATTGATTTCTGAAATTCAGGATCAAGGCAAGGAAATTGGTGTAGATGTAGATGGCGTGAAGGTCAACTTCCCGCAGGTTATTAAACATAAGAACGATATTTCCCATAAGCTGACTTCCGGTATCGGCGGTCTGTTCAAGGCCAATAAGATTAAACACATCGAAGGTTCTGCAAGCTTCGTGGACAGCAAGACGCTGGCTGTGAAGACCCCTGATGGCAAGACCGAGAACATGACGGCAGATGCTTTTGTCGTAGCTACGGGTTCTATTAACGCAGTTCCTCCGATTCCTGGTCTGAAAGAAAACCCGAACTGCATCGATTCTACCGGTGCTCTGTCTCTTGAAAAACTGCCGAAGTCCATGGTGGTTATCGGCGGCGGCGTAATTGGTCTGGAAATTGCCTGCGCTTATGCAGCATTCGGCACGAAGATTACTGTTGTTGAAGCTCTGGATCACGTACTGCCGATGCTCGATGGCGACCTGACCAAGATTGGTGTAGCTCATATGAAGAAGATGGGCATCGAATTCCATCTGGAATGCCCTGTCCAGTCTGTTGAGAACTCTCCTGTTGGCGCCAAGGTTGTATGCCTCGATAAGAAGACCAATAAGGAAGTTTCCTTCGAAGCTGAAAAGGTTCTGGTGGCTGTAGGCCGTCGTCCTAACACGAAGTCCATCAACCTGGAAGCTGCCGGCATTGAAAATCAGAAGGGCCGCATTGTGGTCAACGACCAAATGCAGACCAACGTTCCGAACATTTATGCTATCGGCGACTGTGTTCTGGGTAAGGCTCAGCTGGCCCATACGGCATCTGCCATGGGCGAAGTTGCTGTTGAAAACATCATGGGCATTCCTTCCGTCTATGATGAAAGAACGAACCCGACCTGCGTTTACATTGAACCGGAAGCTGCATCTGTCGGCCTGACCGAAGAAAAAGCCAAGGAAATGGGAATTGACTATATCGTCGGCAAGTTCCCGATGAGCGGCAACGGCAAGGCATTGATTATGAACGGCGGCGAAGGCATTGTCAAGATTATTGCCGGCAAGGAATACAATGAAGTCCTCGGCATGCACATCATTGGGCCACGTGCTTCCGACCTCATCTGCGAAGGTGCTCTGGCTATTGAAGCTGAACTGACGCTGGATGACCTGGTTGCTACGATTCACTCTCATCCGACTGTGACCGAAGCTATGAGAGAAGCTGCCCTGGATGGACTTGGCAGATGCATCCATATGCCGAACAAGAAAAAGAGAAAGTAAGCTTTTAGAAGTACAATGAGAAATACTGATTCAGCCCAGTTTTACGGTTGAATCAGTATTTCATCATGAAGAAGAAGGGGGCATTCGTATGAAGTATACTGTTGGATTCATTGGTCTTGGAAATATGGGCTTGCCGATGGCTGTCAATATACTTAAAAAGAGTGGTGGTCCGGTGCTGGGTGCGGATGTCATTCCCGCTTCTTTGGACAAATTCGAGAAAGCCGGCGGTACTCGTACCAAAGGAAATCAGGAAATTTACGAAAAATGTAATTTGATTTTCCTTTCTTTGCCGAAAAATGAAATCGTTGAATCGGTGATTAACGAAATCATTGCTGTAAAGAAGGAACATTGCATCATCGTGGATACGAGTTCTACTGCACCCTCGATTATCCGGAAGCTTTTCCCCAAAGCGAAAGCAAAGGGAATTGACATCCTTGATTCTCCGGTCAGCGGCGGTGTGTCAGGCGCTGAAGGCGGGACACTGGCCATCATGGTCGGAGGTGATAAGGCTGTATTTGATGATGTCAAGCCTTATCTGGAGTATATGGGTTCCAGTGTCACGTACATGGGAAGTACCGGCTGCGGCGATATTGCCAAACTGGCCAACAACATGATCGTGGGGATTCATCTGATTGCCATGGGTGAAGCTTTTGCTTTTGCCAAGAAAGCCGGGCTTGATCCGACAACGCTGTATAATGCCATTAAGGGCGGATTTGCACAAAGTGCAGTCCTTGACGGTAAGGCAATGAAGATGATCCACCGTGACTTTACGGCTTCGGCCCGCATTGCCGTCCACTATAAGGACATTAAGAACGCGAAAGCGCTTGCCGACGAGATGGGCGTTCCTGTCCCGGCTACGGATATTGTCCTGGACTATATGCGCCGCATGGACAAAGCAGGACTCATTAATGAGGACCAATGTGCCCTGGTCAAGGTTCCGGAAAAAGATATGAATGTAGTTGTGAAATGAAAAGGAGAGATCAACATGATTAGTATGGCATCAGGCGGTAAAATTAGCAGAGTAGTAGCAGCCAGAATGTCTCCCGGTGAAGATGTCCTGAAAGGTCTTGAAAGAATCTGTGCCGAAAACCATATCAATAACGGTTTTATCCTGAGCGGTATGGGCTCTCTGGCAAAAGTTGCTTTCTATGATCCGGTTGCTCTGCCTGATAAGAAGGCTGGATATGGCTACAGCACCCCGATTACCATGGACGGTCCGATTGAACTGCTCGGTATGACGGGTATGATTTGCCACAATACCAAAGGTGAATGCCTGCTGCATGTTCATTTCACCCTGTCTGACCAAAAAGGCAATGCCTTTGGCGGTCACGTCATTGAAGGCTGCAAGGTGCTTCTGACGACGGACATTCTGATTGGTGAAATCGAAGGCCTTGAAATGGGCCGTGAATATGATAAAGACTTGGAAGTCTTCATCTTTGGACCTAAGAACATTGAAAAGAAGTAATTTGTGATTTGTTATTACCACCCAAAGGTGTTCCCTTGGGTGGTAATTTTCTCATTTTCAGGAGCATGAACTATGGATGAAGGTAAGGCCGTATTATTAGGAAACTGCGGCGTTTATATACAATATGAGGGAACCCGCTTTCTGTTCGACGGTCTCTACAAAGATCTCAGCCACAGCTTTGTGCAGCTGCCGGATACCGTCTGGCGTGCCATGGCAGAAGGCAGGGGCTATCTTTCTAATATAGATTATCTGCTCTTTTCCCATTCTCATTTCGATCATTATTTCAGCAATTATTTATTTACCTACATGGCCCACAATCAGGTAAAGGGACTGGTATTGCCGGTACTGGACCAGACGACGGGCCTGAAGAGAGCGTATGAGGAATTTGGCGGTAAACTGCTTCACTTTAAGGAAGGGGAGGCAGAATTGGGAGAAGATATCAGACTGCGGCTTATTCGGACGCATCACCTGGATCCCCGGCACTTTTCTCTTCCCGTTTACGCGTATCTTCTGGCGTTAGGGAGAAAAAAACTCCTTGTCATGGCAGATGCCGATTATCAGGAAGCGGATTTTCGCTGCCTGGAAGGAATTGACATCGATTATGCCTTTGTGACACCTGTCTTTTATAACAATGCGGCAGGGCGCCGCATCCTTTTTGAGCAGCTGTCTATTCGTCAGCTTGTGCTCTATCATTTGCCGGATCCGGATAACGACCGTTTCCAGTATGGCCGTATGGCAGAAAATGATGTAAGAAAATATGGTCGGGAAAAACCGACTTTTATCTGGCGTGAATATGGCCAGTCGATTATACTGTAATTTGTAGAAATCCAGGAAGAAAGCACGGCAGACGACAGTGCTTCTTCACACGTTGGGAGAGATGATTCATGATTTATATCGAAAGTCCGAGTTTTAATCCGTATTTTAACCTCGCTTTGGAGCAGTACGTGTTTGACTGCATGGACCGCAGTCAGGAGTATTTTATGCTTTGGCGGAATGATAACACCATCGTGGTGGGCAAGAACCAGAACACGATTGCTGAAATCAACCAGGACTTTGTTGAGGAGCACCATATCAACGTTGTGCGTCGGCTTTCCGGCGGCGGGGCTGTATATCATGACCTGGGCAACCTGAACTTCACGATTATCGTTTCAAAGACCAACGATATGAGTGACTTTGATTTTTCCCGTTTTAACAAGCCCGTTGTGCGTGCACTTGCAAAACTCGGTGTTAAGGCGGAAATTTCCGGCCGCAATGATATTACCATCGACGGCAAGAAGTTTTCCGGCAACGCTCAGTACATCAAACAAGGACGTATCATGGATCATGGAGCTATTTTGTACAATGTCGACCTTACCGTGCTTTCCAAGGCCCTCAAGGTTTCCAAGGATAAAATTGAATCTAAGGGTGTCAAATCTGTCCGTGCCCATGTAACCAACGTACTGGACTGCATGGAAAAGAAGGTTCCCCTCGAAACTTTCATGAAGATGCTCGTGGAAGAAATGGCCGGATCCGAAGAGATTGTGCCGCATACGCTGACTGACGAGGAAATTGCGGCCGTTAAGAAACTGGAAGCTGAACGCTACGATAAATGGGAATGGAACTACGGATATTCTCCGAAGTATGATATCCAGAAGGAACGGTATCTGCCGGGCTGCGGCAAGTTCCAGATCCATATGAACGTCAAGGATGGACGCATTACTGACTTTGATATCTTTGGGGATTATTTTGGCAACAAGGAAAAGGATGAACTGAAACCGTATCTCATTGGTGCGCAGGTGAATAGGGAGGATCTGAATCGTGCATTGAAGGATGTCGATATTGAAGAATTCTTCCATAATCTGTCAAAGGATACGTTCATCGATATGCTGGTGAAGTAAGAAATTCATAGAGACTGGAAAACGTCCCGCTGCAGCGGCAGCAGGGTAATGTGGGTAATCAGGGTACACGCAGACAAAACAGCATGTACCCTGATTTTTGTATATTAGTATATGCTAATAGAGTGCGCGTTAATAAAATTCTCTCA
Proteins encoded in this window:
- a CDS encoding alpha-ketoacid dehydrogenase subunit beta, translating into MSKKLSVSKAIGEALHEEMERDKNVIILGEDMGVMGNVFGITRGFRDEFGADRVIDTPISESGFIGMSVGAAMRGMRPVAELMYNDFMTVCADPILNQAAKMRYMTGGQLTIPMVIRMPMGSGRRNAGQHSQSLENIFCHMPGLKVIAPCSAKDAKGLLKSAIRDNDPVIFMEHKLLYAHKEEIPDGEYTIPIGEAEVKREGTDLTIITWSREVNFALEAAETLAKEGINVEVLDLRTLVPLDWDAIVKSVSKTHNAIVVSEECKRGSYAGEISAQIAEDLFDELDAPVKRVCGLNITSPFSPPLEDVNFPHPEDIVKAVKAVLNK
- a CDS encoding 2-oxo acid dehydrogenase subunit E2, with translation MAYEVRMPQLGLTMEEGTVTTWLKHEGDKVEVGEPIVEITTDKLTNEVNSEAAGVLLKIVAQEGEDVPVKGLLAYIGEPGEKVGDGAAAAAPAAEAAPAAAAPAAAEPAAPAPAPKTVNGKRIRISPLARKTAAKMGVDYTNIKGSGPQGRIIQKDILAAAKNPAPAAKKEAAAAPAPAPVVEHTGAVELMDGDVVEKLTGMRKVVGKRMLQSVTECPTVTQNVKVDVTELFKLRKEINEKMGVKYSVNDFVLKAVAKALKNNRYMLVAIDGQNVIKRAHINLGMAVALDDGLLTPVIRDADKMSLSEIHDCAKDLATRARNGKLAVEEYKGSTFTVSNLGMFGVETFNPIINQPDSSILGVCAAQDELYMDDDGKISKHKVMRISHTFDHRLIDGSVAAKFECAVRDLLQNPMEILL
- the lpdA gene encoding dihydrolipoyl dehydrogenase; the protein is MASEIIMPQLGLTMEEGEVTKWLKKEGDAVKAGEPIVEITTDKLTNEVNAEVDGTLIKIVAQEGEDVPVKGLLGYIGKPGETVGGAAAAAPAAAPAAAPAAAAAAPTQPKKDTSIVVIGAGPGGYVAAIRASQLGAKVTVIDEKYLGGTCLNIGCIPTKCLLHSAELISEIQDQGKEIGVDVDGVKVNFPQVIKHKNDISHKLTSGIGGLFKANKIKHIEGSASFVDSKTLAVKTPDGKTENMTADAFVVATGSINAVPPIPGLKENPNCIDSTGALSLEKLPKSMVVIGGGVIGLEIACAYAAFGTKITVVEALDHVLPMLDGDLTKIGVAHMKKMGIEFHLECPVQSVENSPVGAKVVCLDKKTNKEVSFEAEKVLVAVGRRPNTKSINLEAAGIENQKGRIVVNDQMQTNVPNIYAIGDCVLGKAQLAHTASAMGEVAVENIMGIPSVYDERTNPTCVYIEPEAASVGLTEEKAKEMGIDYIVGKFPMSGNGKALIMNGGEGIVKIIAGKEYNEVLGMHIIGPRASDLICEGALAIEAELTLDDLVATIHSHPTVTEAMREAALDGLGRCIHMPNKKKRK
- a CDS encoding NAD(P)-binding domain-containing protein is translated as MKYTVGFIGLGNMGLPMAVNILKKSGGPVLGADVIPASLDKFEKAGGTRTKGNQEIYEKCNLIFLSLPKNEIVESVINEIIAVKKEHCIIVDTSSTAPSIIRKLFPKAKAKGIDILDSPVSGGVSGAEGGTLAIMVGGDKAVFDDVKPYLEYMGSSVTYMGSTGCGDIAKLANNMIVGIHLIAMGEAFAFAKKAGLDPTTLYNAIKGGFAQSAVLDGKAMKMIHRDFTASARIAVHYKDIKNAKALADEMGVPVPATDIVLDYMRRMDKAGLINEDQCALVKVPEKDMNVVVK
- a CDS encoding DNA-binding protein: MISMASGGKISRVVAARMSPGEDVLKGLERICAENHINNGFILSGMGSLAKVAFYDPVALPDKKAGYGYSTPITMDGPIELLGMTGMICHNTKGECLLHVHFTLSDQKGNAFGGHVIEGCKVLLTTDILIGEIEGLEMGREYDKDLEVFIFGPKNIEKK
- a CDS encoding MBL fold metallo-hydrolase, yielding MDEGKAVLLGNCGVYIQYEGTRFLFDGLYKDLSHSFVQLPDTVWRAMAEGRGYLSNIDYLLFSHSHFDHYFSNYLFTYMAHNQVKGLVLPVLDQTTGLKRAYEEFGGKLLHFKEGEAELGEDIRLRLIRTHHLDPRHFSLPVYAYLLALGRKKLLVMADADYQEADFRCLEGIDIDYAFVTPVFYNNAAGRRILFEQLSIRQLVLYHLPDPDNDRFQYGRMAENDVRKYGREKPTFIWREYGQSIIL
- a CDS encoding lipoate--protein ligase yields the protein MIYIESPSFNPYFNLALEQYVFDCMDRSQEYFMLWRNDNTIVVGKNQNTIAEINQDFVEEHHINVVRRLSGGGAVYHDLGNLNFTIIVSKTNDMSDFDFSRFNKPVVRALAKLGVKAEISGRNDITIDGKKFSGNAQYIKQGRIMDHGAILYNVDLTVLSKALKVSKDKIESKGVKSVRAHVTNVLDCMEKKVPLETFMKMLVEEMAGSEEIVPHTLTDEEIAAVKKLEAERYDKWEWNYGYSPKYDIQKERYLPGCGKFQIHMNVKDGRITDFDIFGDYFGNKEKDELKPYLIGAQVNREDLNRALKDVDIEEFFHNLSKDTFIDMLVK